In one Aquabacterium sp. OR-4 genomic region, the following are encoded:
- a CDS encoding IclR family transcriptional regulator: MGRQRELAGSDALAVVAEDRRFVTALARGLEVLRSFRPADRWLAHQEIARRTGLPQATVSRLTFTLTALGYLRHRGTRGEYALAPGVLALGFSMLNNFDIGRIARPHMQALADETQAAVSLGVRRSLTMVYVAHCRSAAPLTLGLDVGTQLPLASTAMGRALYVALQPAEQARLLSDLEAESQQPARGNAPPRPAWPQLRQGLERAQLQQRQLGYVTSETEWEADISAAGVAIDLGDGREPLSLTVGGPAARLQGKRLSDEIAPALVRSALAIRHTLQSGGWTDY; the protein is encoded by the coding sequence ATGGGCCGACAACGCGAACTCGCCGGCAGCGATGCCCTGGCGGTGGTGGCCGAAGACCGCCGCTTCGTCACCGCGCTGGCGCGTGGCCTGGAGGTGCTGCGCAGCTTCCGGCCGGCCGACCGCTGGCTGGCGCACCAGGAGATCGCGCGCCGCACCGGCCTGCCGCAGGCCACGGTGTCGCGCCTGACCTTCACGCTCACCGCGCTGGGCTACCTGCGCCACCGCGGCACGCGTGGCGAGTACGCGCTGGCGCCCGGGGTGCTGGCGCTGGGTTTCTCGATGCTCAACAACTTCGACATCGGCCGCATCGCCCGCCCGCACATGCAGGCGCTGGCCGACGAGACCCAGGCCGCCGTGTCGCTGGGCGTGCGGCGCAGCCTGACCATGGTCTACGTGGCGCATTGCCGCAGCGCCGCGCCGCTGACCCTGGGGCTGGACGTGGGCACCCAGCTGCCGCTGGCCAGCACCGCCATGGGCCGGGCGCTGTACGTGGCGCTGCAGCCGGCCGAGCAGGCCCGGCTGCTGAGCGATCTGGAAGCCGAAAGCCAGCAGCCGGCGCGCGGCAACGCACCGCCGCGGCCGGCCTGGCCGCAGCTGCGCCAGGGGCTCGAGCGCGCGCAGCTGCAGCAGCGCCAGCTGGGCTACGTGACCAGCGAGACCGAGTGGGAGGCCGACATCAGCGCCGCCGGCGTGGCCATCGACCTGGGCGACGGCCGCGAGCCGCTGTCGCTCACCGTGGGCGGGCCGGCCGCCCGCCTGCAGGGCAAGCGCCTGAGCGACGAGATCGCCCCGGCCCTGGTGCGCAGCGCGCTGGCCATTCGCCACACCCTGCAAAGCGGCGGCTGGACCGACTACTGA
- a CDS encoding tripartite tricarboxylate transporter substrate binding protein, whose protein sequence is MPHRDQPPILRHPSRRQLLAAAALTPLAGASRAQAFPARPINLIVPWPAGGSTDRHLRALAEIAAKHLGQPVVVQNQPGGGGTTGPGSMGLNAKADGYTIAQFPMGMLRIPHMQKVPWHPINDFSFLLGVSGYTFGFVVRADSPHKSFAEYIAAAKKQPGGINFGSTGNGTSPHLLMEEVADAAKVELTHVPFKGNADLMQALLGGHVMAASDATGWDKFVDAGQMRLLATFGEQRTKRWPQVPTAKELGYNVVGNSPYGLVAPKGLDPAIAQRLHDAFKKAMDDPEHLKVLDQLNQQPWYKTGPEYLAWAKDGFAKDKALIERLGLAAK, encoded by the coding sequence ATGCCCCACCGTGACCAGCCCCCCATTCTTCGCCACCCTTCGCGCCGGCAGCTGCTGGCGGCGGCCGCGCTGACGCCGCTGGCCGGTGCCAGCCGGGCGCAGGCCTTTCCGGCACGGCCGATCAACCTGATCGTGCCCTGGCCGGCCGGCGGCAGCACCGACCGCCACCTGCGCGCGCTGGCCGAGATTGCCGCCAAACATCTGGGCCAGCCGGTGGTGGTGCAGAACCAGCCCGGTGGCGGCGGCACCACCGGCCCCGGCAGCATGGGCCTGAACGCCAAGGCCGACGGCTACACGATCGCGCAGTTTCCGATGGGCATGCTGCGCATCCCGCACATGCAGAAGGTGCCCTGGCACCCGATCAACGACTTCAGCTTTTTGCTGGGCGTGTCGGGCTACACCTTCGGCTTCGTGGTGCGCGCCGACAGCCCGCACAAGAGCTTTGCCGAGTACATCGCCGCGGCCAAGAAGCAGCCGGGCGGCATCAACTTCGGCAGCACCGGCAACGGCACCAGCCCGCACCTGCTGATGGAAGAGGTGGCCGACGCCGCCAAGGTGGAGCTCACGCATGTGCCGTTCAAGGGCAATGCCGACCTGATGCAGGCCTTGCTGGGTGGCCATGTGATGGCCGCCAGCGATGCCACGGGCTGGGACAAGTTCGTCGACGCCGGCCAGATGCGCCTGCTGGCCACCTTTGGCGAGCAGCGCACCAAGCGCTGGCCGCAGGTGCCCACCGCCAAGGAGCTGGGCTACAACGTGGTGGGCAACTCGCCCTACGGCCTGGTGGCGCCCAAGGGACTGGACCCGGCCATCGCCCAGCGCCTGCACGACGCGTTCAAGAAGGCCATGGACGACCCCGAGCACCTGAAGGTGCTCGACCAGCTCAACCAGCAGCCCTGGTACAAGACCGGCCCCGAGTACCTGGCCTGGGCCAAGGACGGCTTTGCCAAGGACAAGGCGCTGATCGAGCGGCTGGGGCTGGCGGCCAAGTAG
- a CDS encoding TMEM165/GDT1 family protein encodes MEAFLVSTGIVALGEMGDKTQLLAVLLAARFRKPVPIILGILVATLANHAAAGWLGGWLAGLMGPTLLRWVIGGGFLAMAVWMLVPDQLDGDAEPENPRLGVFGTTVLAFFLAEMGDKTQIATVALAARYSELWAVVAGTTLGMMAANVPAVLLGDQVAKRVSMRMVHAVAAMIFAVLGVLTLLNVGSLI; translated from the coding sequence GTGGAAGCCTTTCTCGTCTCCACCGGCATCGTGGCCCTCGGCGAAATGGGTGACAAGACCCAGCTGCTCGCGGTGCTGCTGGCCGCGCGCTTTCGCAAACCCGTGCCCATCATCCTGGGCATCCTGGTGGCCACGCTGGCCAACCATGCGGCAGCCGGCTGGCTGGGCGGCTGGCTGGCGGGGCTGATGGGCCCCACGCTGCTGCGCTGGGTGATCGGCGGCGGCTTTCTGGCCATGGCCGTGTGGATGCTGGTGCCCGACCAGCTCGACGGCGATGCCGAGCCCGAGAACCCGCGCCTGGGCGTGTTTGGCACCACGGTGCTGGCCTTCTTTCTGGCCGAGATGGGCGACAAGACCCAGATCGCCACCGTGGCCCTGGCCGCACGCTACAGCGAGCTGTGGGCGGTGGTGGCCGGCACCACGCTGGGCATGATGGCCGCCAACGTGCCCGCCGTGCTGCTGGGCGACCAGGTGGCCAAGCGCGTGAGCATGCGCATGGTGCACGCCGTGGCGGCGATGATCTTCGCGGTGCTGGGCGTGCTGACGCTGCTGAACGTCGGCTCGCTGATCTGA
- a CDS encoding tRNA-uridine aminocarboxypropyltransferase: protein MGEHEHEPEHGAGLSPRRTACPGCLRARCVCHCLARPGLPWQGPVALLLLQHPREQREAKGTARLLHQAVAGSRLLVGEQWARAPADEGAAAPAPGGRHDILLYPATPGDAALPAPPPLPPAWLADPARLRLVVIDGTWRKSRRMLYQSPWLQGLPRLALAAPPPSRYRIRRARGEGQLSTFEAALLALAQLAPAHDPGSALWPVFEAFVAAQLAGQTGAAQPG, encoded by the coding sequence GTGGGCGAACACGAGCACGAACCCGAGCACGGCGCCGGCCTGAGCCCGCGCCGCACGGCCTGCCCGGGCTGCCTGCGCGCGCGCTGCGTGTGCCACTGCCTGGCGCGGCCGGGCCTGCCCTGGCAGGGCCCGGTGGCCCTGCTGCTGCTGCAACACCCGCGCGAGCAGCGCGAGGCCAAGGGCACGGCGCGCCTGCTGCACCAGGCCGTGGCCGGCAGCCGGCTGCTGGTGGGCGAGCAGTGGGCCCGGGCCCCGGCCGATGAAGGAGCCGCCGCGCCGGCGCCGGGCGGCCGCCACGACATCCTGCTGTACCCGGCCACGCCGGGCGACGCGGCGCTGCCCGCACCACCGCCGCTGCCGCCGGCGTGGCTGGCCGATCCGGCGCGGCTGCGGCTGGTGGTGATCGACGGCACCTGGCGCAAGAGCCGGCGCATGCTGTACCAGAGCCCCTGGCTGCAGGGCCTGCCGCGGCTGGCCCTGGCCGCACCGCCGCCCTCGCGTTACCGCATCCGCCGCGCCCGCGGCGAAGGCCAGCTCAGCACCTTTGAAGCCGCGCTGCTGGCGCTGGCCCAGCTGGCGCCGGCGCACGACCCCGGCAGCGCCTTGTGGCCGGTGTTCGAGGCGTTCGTGGCCGCCCAGCTGGCGGGCCAGACCGGGGCAGCACAGCCCGGCTGA
- a CDS encoding EAL domain-containing protein — MHLPHIAADDAQRVAALHELAVLDTPPEQEFDAIVRLASLVCGVPISLISLVDAGRQWFKANHGLDGVTETRREQSFCGHAIHGHALMEVPDTHTDERFTRHPLVLGEPGIRFYAGQPLRLSDGQCVGTLCVIDRRPRVLDAHQREVLECLGIAAVRALENRRAVLLQSQSLDALASSQLALQRERGRLANILEGTAAGTWEWHVPSGEAHFNERWAGILGCTLDELGPQKLDAWSGRLHPDDLGRAQALLAQHLSGQTPLYECEFRMWHREGRWVWVLARGRVMSRLPDGRAEWVAGTHLDVTETRRLASELAEQHELMRVTLQSIGDAVITTDAAGDVVWLNPVAERMTGWTSREAQGRPLLQVFHIVNDTSREPAPNPVAACLADDDVKGLAQHTLLISRDGHEYGIEDSAAPIRNDRGAVLGAVLVFHDVTEQRRLSGEMSWRASHDALTGLVNRTEFEARLRRMLAKAQEDRSEHALLYVDLDQFKLVNDACGHTVGDQLLQQVARLLTDAARSRDTVARLGGDEFAVILEHCSAQQAQRVAQQICDRMEDFRFVHDGRRFRIGASIGLVPVDSRWSSPAAILQAADTSCYAAKEAGRNRVHTWFDTDEAMHNRHGQMRWATRIEQALDDDRFVLFAQRIQPIEGHGHGVHAEVLLRLREVDGSLVAPGAFLPAAERFHLVSRIDRWVLARVLRHMQALPAATLARIECLSVNLSGQSVGDRAMHRHVMELLAQAGEAVCRRLCVEITETAAVTNLADAAVFIEQLRATGARVALDDFGAGASSYGYLKRLQVDALKIDGQFIRNLGSDALDEAAVRSFVDVARVVGLRTVAECVETQPVMKRLNELGVDMAQGYLLHRPEPIEALWANTSTNPSTAPA; from the coding sequence ATGCACCTGCCCCACATCGCCGCCGATGACGCGCAACGCGTGGCCGCGCTTCATGAACTGGCCGTGCTCGACACCCCGCCCGAGCAGGAGTTTGACGCCATCGTGCGCCTGGCCTCGCTGGTGTGCGGGGTGCCGATCTCGCTGATCAGCCTGGTCGATGCCGGGCGCCAGTGGTTCAAGGCCAACCACGGGCTCGACGGTGTCACCGAGACGCGGCGCGAGCAGTCGTTCTGCGGCCATGCCATCCACGGCCATGCGCTGATGGAGGTGCCCGACACCCACACCGACGAGCGCTTCACTCGCCACCCGCTGGTGCTGGGCGAGCCGGGCATCCGCTTTTATGCCGGGCAGCCGCTGCGCCTGTCCGATGGCCAGTGCGTGGGCACGCTGTGCGTCATCGACCGCCGCCCGCGCGTGCTCGACGCCCACCAGCGCGAAGTGCTCGAGTGCCTGGGCATCGCCGCGGTGCGGGCGCTGGAAAACCGCCGCGCCGTGCTGCTGCAGTCGCAGTCGCTCGATGCGCTGGCCAGCAGCCAGCTTGCACTGCAGCGCGAGCGCGGGCGGCTGGCCAACATCCTCGAAGGCACGGCCGCCGGCACCTGGGAATGGCATGTGCCCAGCGGCGAGGCGCATTTCAACGAACGCTGGGCCGGCATCCTGGGCTGCACGCTGGACGAGCTCGGCCCGCAGAAGCTGGACGCCTGGTCGGGCCGCCTGCACCCCGACGACCTGGGCCGCGCGCAGGCCCTGCTGGCGCAGCACCTGTCGGGCCAGACGCCGCTGTACGAGTGCGAGTTCCGCATGTGGCACCGCGAGGGCCGCTGGGTGTGGGTGCTGGCGCGCGGCCGCGTGATGTCGCGCCTGCCCGATGGCCGCGCCGAGTGGGTGGCCGGCACCCACCTCGACGTGACCGAGACGCGCCGCCTGGCCAGCGAGCTGGCCGAGCAGCACGAGCTGATGCGCGTGACGCTGCAGTCGATCGGCGATGCGGTGATCACCACCGATGCCGCGGGCGACGTGGTGTGGCTCAACCCGGTGGCCGAGCGCATGACCGGCTGGACCAGCCGCGAGGCCCAGGGCCGGCCGCTGCTGCAGGTCTTCCACATCGTCAACGACACCAGCCGCGAGCCGGCGCCCAACCCGGTGGCCGCCTGCCTGGCCGACGACGATGTCAAGGGCCTGGCCCAGCACACGCTGCTGATCTCGCGCGACGGCCACGAGTACGGCATCGAGGACTCGGCCGCCCCGATCCGCAACGACCGCGGCGCGGTGCTGGGCGCGGTGCTGGTGTTCCACGATGTCACCGAGCAGCGGCGCCTGTCGGGCGAGATGAGCTGGCGCGCCAGCCACGATGCGCTGACCGGCCTGGTCAACCGCACCGAGTTCGAGGCGCGGCTGCGGCGCATGCTGGCCAAGGCCCAGGAAGACCGCAGCGAGCATGCGCTGCTGTATGTCGACCTCGACCAGTTCAAGCTCGTCAACGATGCCTGCGGCCACACTGTGGGCGACCAGCTGCTGCAGCAGGTGGCGCGGCTGCTGACCGACGCCGCGCGCTCGCGCGACACCGTGGCGCGGCTGGGCGGCGACGAGTTTGCGGTGATCCTCGAGCACTGCTCGGCGCAGCAGGCGCAGCGCGTGGCGCAGCAGATCTGCGACCGCATGGAAGACTTCCGCTTCGTGCACGACGGGCGCCGCTTTCGCATCGGCGCCAGCATCGGTCTGGTGCCGGTGGACTCGCGCTGGAGCAGCCCCGCCGCCATCCTGCAGGCCGCCGACACCTCGTGTTATGCCGCCAAGGAGGCCGGGCGCAACCGCGTGCACACCTGGTTCGACACCGACGAGGCCATGCACAACCGCCACGGCCAGATGCGCTGGGCCACGCGCATCGAGCAGGCGCTCGACGACGACCGCTTCGTGCTCTTTGCGCAGCGCATCCAGCCGATCGAGGGCCACGGCCATGGCGTGCATGCCGAGGTGCTGCTGCGCCTGCGCGAGGTGGACGGCAGCCTGGTCGCGCCCGGCGCCTTTCTGCCGGCGGCCGAACGCTTCCACCTGGTCAGCCGCATCGACCGCTGGGTGCTGGCCCGGGTGCTGCGGCACATGCAGGCCCTGCCGGCCGCCACGCTGGCGCGCATCGAGTGCCTCAGCGTCAACCTGTCGGGCCAGTCGGTGGGCGACCGCGCCATGCACCGCCATGTGATGGAGCTGCTGGCCCAGGCCGGCGAGGCGGTGTGCCGGCGCCTGTGCGTCGAGATCACCGAAACCGCGGCGGTCACCAACCTGGCCGATGCCGCGGTGTTCATCGAGCAGCTGCGCGCCACCGGTGCCCGTGTGGCGCTGGACGACTTCGGCGCCGGCGCCTCGTCGTACGGCTACCTCAAGCGCCTGCAGGTCGACGCGCTGAAGATCGACGGCCAGTTCATCCGCAACCTCGGCAGCGATGCGCTCGACGAGGCCGCGGTGCGCAGCTTCGTCGACGTGGCGCGGGTGGTGGGCCTGCGCACCGTGGCCGAGTGCGTGGAAACGCAGCCGGTGATGAAGCGCCTGAACGAGCTGGGCGTGGACATGGCCCAGGGCTACCTGCTGCACCGCCCGGAGCCGATCGAGGCCCTGTGGGCGAACACGAGCACGAACCCGAGCACGGCGCCGGCCTGA
- a CDS encoding class II aldolase/adducin family protein, with amino-acid sequence MVETADQGALREQLVREANRLVPLGLASGTSGNLSVRLRLADGAEGMLITPSGMPYETLRPEHIVPVRFTGPGTADWPAAQLPSSEWLMHLAIYQARPEAGAVVHGHPTHTTVLAIQGLAIPAIHYMIAAAGGPGIRCAPYRTYGTPELSQVAVAALHERKACLLAHHGLLAFERDLAKAMWLAREVETLAQQYLAALQLAAATGSTVAVLPDDEIARVVEKFKGYGLNARAPTAAA; translated from the coding sequence ATGGTTGAAACCGCCGACCAGGGCGCGCTGCGCGAGCAGCTGGTGCGCGAGGCCAACCGCCTGGTGCCCCTGGGCCTGGCCAGCGGCACCTCGGGCAACCTGAGCGTGCGCCTGCGCCTGGCCGACGGCGCCGAGGGCATGCTGATCACGCCCAGCGGCATGCCCTACGAGACGCTGCGGCCCGAGCACATCGTGCCGGTGCGCTTCACCGGCCCCGGCACGGCCGACTGGCCGGCCGCGCAGTTGCCCAGCAGCGAGTGGCTGATGCACCTGGCCATCTACCAGGCGCGGCCCGAGGCCGGTGCCGTGGTGCATGGCCACCCCACGCACACCACGGTGCTGGCCATCCAGGGCCTGGCCATTCCCGCCATCCACTACATGATCGCCGCGGCCGGCGGCCCGGGCATCCGCTGCGCGCCCTACCGCACCTATGGCACGCCCGAGCTGTCGCAGGTGGCGGTGGCCGCGCTGCACGAGCGCAAGGCCTGCCTGCTGGCGCACCACGGCCTGCTGGCCTTCGAGCGCGACCTGGCCAAGGCCATGTGGCTGGCGCGCGAGGTCGAGACCCTGGCCCAGCAGTACCTGGCCGCGCTGCAGCTGGCCGCGGCCACCGGCAGCACGGTGGCTGTGCTGCCCGACGACGAGATCGCGCGCGTGGTCGAGAAGTTCAAGGGCTACGGGCTCAACGCCCGCGCACCCACGGCCGCCGCCTGA
- a CDS encoding 6-phosphofructokinase, with translation MNKILVAQGGGPTAVINQSLVGVVLEARRHKGIDRVYGARHGVRGIVNEDFVDLTQETSHNLELVAATPSSALGSTRDKPDAAYCHRMFEVMKAHGIGHFFNIGGNDSSDVVRIVAQEARDAGYPLRCIHIPKTIDNDLVLNDHTPGFPSAARFVAQAFAGANLDNAALPGVYLGVVMGRHAGFLTAAAALGKKFADDGPHLIYLPERSFDVDRFLADVHAVHQRHGRCVIAVSEGIHASDGTPMIARLAQDLERDAHGNVQLSGTGALADLLCEEIKGKLGIKRVRGDTFGYLQRSFVGCVSDVDQREAREVGEKAVQFAMWGDRDGSVAIQRAGYYAADYSLLPLEAVAGKTRTMEDAFISDSGTDVTDAFRLYLRPLLGSGMPDAYRLRPAPVAKVLNHG, from the coding sequence ATGAACAAGATCCTCGTCGCCCAGGGCGGCGGCCCCACCGCGGTGATCAACCAGAGCCTGGTGGGCGTGGTGCTGGAAGCCCGCCGCCACAAGGGCATCGACCGCGTGTACGGCGCGCGCCACGGCGTGCGCGGCATCGTCAACGAAGACTTCGTCGATCTCACGCAGGAAACCAGCCACAACCTCGAGCTGGTGGCGGCCACACCCAGCTCGGCACTCGGCAGCACGCGCGACAAGCCCGATGCCGCCTACTGCCACCGCATGTTCGAGGTGATGAAGGCCCATGGCATCGGCCACTTCTTCAACATCGGCGGCAATGATTCGTCCGACGTGGTGCGCATCGTGGCGCAGGAGGCGCGCGACGCCGGCTACCCGCTGCGCTGCATCCACATCCCCAAGACCATCGACAACGACCTGGTGCTCAACGACCACACGCCGGGCTTTCCCAGCGCGGCGCGCTTCGTGGCCCAGGCCTTTGCCGGCGCCAACCTCGACAACGCCGCGCTGCCCGGCGTGTACCTGGGCGTGGTGATGGGCCGCCATGCCGGCTTCCTGACCGCCGCCGCAGCGCTGGGCAAGAAGTTTGCCGACGATGGCCCGCACCTGATCTACCTGCCCGAGCGCAGCTTCGACGTCGATCGCTTCCTGGCCGATGTGCACGCCGTGCACCAGCGCCACGGCCGCTGCGTGATCGCGGTCAGCGAGGGCATCCACGCGAGCGACGGCACGCCGATGATCGCCAGGCTGGCGCAAGACCTCGAGCGCGACGCGCACGGCAATGTGCAGCTCTCGGGCACCGGCGCGCTGGCCGACCTGCTGTGCGAAGAGATCAAGGGCAAGCTCGGCATCAAGCGCGTGCGAGGCGACACCTTCGGCTACCTGCAGCGCAGCTTCGTGGGCTGCGTCAGCGATGTCGACCAGCGCGAGGCGCGCGAGGTGGGCGAGAAGGCGGTGCAGTTCGCGATGTGGGGCGACCGCGATGGCTCGGTGGCCATCCAGCGAGCGGGCTATTACGCGGCTGACTACAGCCTGCTGCCGCTGGAGGCCGTGGCCGGCAAGACCCGCACCATGGAAGACGCCTTCATCAGCGACAGCGGCACCGACGTGACCGACGCCTTCCGCCTGTACCTGCGCCCGCTGCTGGGCAGCGGCATGCCCGATGCCTACCGGCTGCGCCCGGCGCCGGTGGCCAAGGTGCTGAACCATGGTTGA
- a CDS encoding EthD family reductase, with amino-acid sequence MIKVHIFYPNTPDTRFDMAYYVEKHMPMVQARIGAACTGFTVDAGLAGGAPGQPAPYVAVGALICTSVEAFQAGFGPHAAEILGDIPNYTNAQPTLQISEVKVG; translated from the coding sequence ATGATCAAGGTCCACATCTTCTATCCCAACACGCCCGACACCCGCTTCGACATGGCCTACTACGTCGAGAAGCACATGCCCATGGTGCAGGCGCGCATCGGTGCAGCCTGCACCGGCTTTACCGTGGATGCCGGCCTGGCCGGCGGCGCACCGGGCCAGCCGGCGCCCTATGTGGCCGTGGGCGCGCTGATCTGCACCTCGGTCGAGGCCTTCCAGGCCGGCTTCGGCCCGCATGCGGCCGAGATCCTGGGCGACATCCCCAACTACACCAACGCCCAGCCCACGCTGCAGATCAGCGAAGTGAAAGTCGGCTGA
- a CDS encoding thymidine kinase — MSKLYFRYAAMNAGKSTALLQVAHNYEERGMRVLLFTAAHDDRVASGRIGSRLGLTREAATFGADTGFDARHLREVAGGALACVLIDEAQFLSAGQVRQLHRMAHVDHVPVICWGLRSDFRGEAFPGSAALLTLADEVEEMKSICACARKATMNIRTDHHGRRVQQGEQVEIGGNERYRAVCPSCFYADETLGDVAPGLFS, encoded by the coding sequence GTGAGCAAGCTCTACTTCCGCTACGCGGCGATGAACGCCGGCAAGTCCACCGCCTTGCTGCAGGTGGCGCACAACTACGAGGAACGCGGCATGCGCGTGCTGCTGTTCACCGCCGCGCACGACGACCGCGTGGCCAGCGGCCGCATCGGCTCGCGGCTGGGCCTCACGCGCGAAGCCGCCACCTTTGGCGCCGACACCGGCTTCGACGCCAGGCACCTGCGCGAGGTGGCCGGCGGCGCGCTGGCCTGCGTGCTGATCGACGAGGCGCAGTTCCTCAGCGCCGGGCAGGTGCGCCAGCTGCACCGCATGGCCCATGTGGACCATGTGCCGGTGATCTGCTGGGGCCTGCGCAGCGACTTCCGTGGCGAGGCCTTTCCGGGCAGCGCCGCGCTGCTGACCCTGGCCGACGAGGTGGAGGAGATGAAGTCGATCTGCGCCTGCGCCCGCAAGGCCACGATGAACATCCGCACCGACCACCACGGCCGGCGCGTGCAGCAGGGCGAGCAGGTGGAGATCGGCGGCAACGAGCGCTACCGCGCGGTGTGCCCGTCGTGCTTCTATGCCGACGAGACCCTGGGCGACGTGGCACCCGGCCTGTTCAGCTAG
- a CDS encoding gamma-glutamyl-gamma-aminobutyrate hydrolase family protein: MSSHPLRIGLSARLMHQVPAELGFRGKTLQYLEQSFAHWIMAHGALALMVPTLGHDAEVARRRVHLQGYVDLLDGLMLQGGADVCPTMYGQAPLRPEWNGDLVRDRYEVELIEAFVAAGKPVFGICRGHQLINVAFGGSLLQDIVTQRPGTRSHVDRAAYDEWHHAITLTPGSRLAALYADAPPRPLVNSIHHQAIDRLGSGLVVEARDADDGTIEAIRHSAAGFVVGVQWHPEFHWRRSDRLDAEPLLVDFLHAARARRNAAPAA, from the coding sequence ATGAGTTCCCACCCGCTGCGCATCGGCCTGTCGGCGCGCCTGATGCACCAGGTGCCTGCCGAGCTGGGTTTTCGCGGCAAGACGCTGCAGTACCTCGAGCAGAGCTTCGCGCACTGGATCATGGCCCACGGCGCGCTGGCGCTGATGGTGCCCACGCTCGGCCACGATGCCGAGGTGGCGCGCCGGCGCGTGCACCTGCAAGGCTATGTGGATCTGCTCGACGGCCTGATGCTGCAGGGTGGCGCCGATGTCTGCCCCACGATGTACGGCCAGGCGCCGCTGCGCCCCGAGTGGAACGGCGACCTGGTGCGCGACCGCTACGAGGTGGAGCTGATCGAGGCCTTCGTGGCCGCCGGCAAGCCGGTGTTCGGCATCTGCCGCGGCCACCAGCTGATCAACGTGGCCTTTGGCGGCAGCCTGCTGCAGGACATCGTCACCCAGCGCCCCGGCACGCGGTCGCATGTCGACCGCGCGGCGTATGACGAATGGCACCATGCCATCACGCTGACGCCCGGCTCGCGCCTGGCCGCGCTGTATGCCGATGCGCCGCCGCGCCCGCTGGTCAACAGCATCCACCACCAGGCGATCGACCGCCTGGGCAGCGGCCTGGTGGTGGAGGCCCGCGATGCCGACGACGGCACCATCGAGGCCATCCGCCACAGCGCCGCCGGCTTCGTGGTGGGCGTGCAGTGGCACCCCGAGTTCCACTGGCGCCGCAGCGACCGGCTGGACGCCGAGCCACTGCTGGTGGATTTTCTGCATGCCGCGCGGGCGCGCCGCAACGCCGCGCCCGCCGCCTGA
- a CDS encoding M20 aminoacylase family protein, with the protein MNAPTPLPALDEIRAHEAEAIAIRQQIHANPELGFEEFATSELVAERLARWGYAVHRGLGGTGVVGTLRLGSGPRTLGLRADMDALPIVETTGRPWASRVLGKMHACGHDGHTAMLLAAARHLAAQRDSGLFDGTVHLIFQPAEEGLGGARKMLEDGFLTLFPCDMVFALHNMPGHRAGQFGFRAGPFMASSDVATITVHGTGGHGAVPQKAVDPVVAAASIVMALQTVVARNVPPLEMAVVTVGAIHAGEAPNVIPQTAELRLSIRALRPEVRALLQQRVTEIAHAQAAVYGARAEVHYECRYPVLVNDAEATAFARQVALDWLGQDGVIEDMQPLTGSEDFAFFLEQAKGCYLVVGNGTGDGVGEGGCMVHNPGYDFNDRVLSTGASYWVRLVQAWLKPGAAAAQGAAGR; encoded by the coding sequence ATGAACGCCCCCACGCCGCTGCCCGCACTCGACGAGATCCGCGCCCACGAGGCCGAGGCCATCGCCATCCGCCAGCAGATCCATGCCAACCCCGAGCTGGGCTTCGAAGAGTTCGCCACCAGCGAGCTGGTGGCCGAGCGCCTGGCGCGCTGGGGCTATGCGGTGCACCGCGGCCTGGGCGGCACCGGCGTGGTGGGCACGCTGCGCCTGGGCAGCGGGCCACGCACGCTGGGCCTGCGTGCCGACATGGACGCGCTGCCCATCGTCGAGACCACCGGCCGGCCCTGGGCCAGCCGGGTGCTCGGCAAGATGCACGCCTGTGGCCACGACGGCCACACCGCCATGCTGCTGGCCGCCGCGCGCCACCTGGCGGCGCAGCGCGACAGCGGCCTGTTCGACGGCACGGTGCACCTGATCTTCCAGCCCGCCGAAGAAGGCCTGGGCGGCGCGCGCAAGATGCTGGAAGACGGCTTTCTGACGCTGTTTCCCTGCGACATGGTGTTCGCGCTGCACAACATGCCGGGCCACCGGGCCGGGCAGTTCGGCTTTCGCGCCGGGCCCTTCATGGCCAGCAGCGACGTGGCCACCATCACCGTGCACGGCACCGGCGGCCATGGCGCCGTGCCGCAGAAGGCGGTCGACCCGGTGGTGGCCGCGGCCAGCATCGTGATGGCGCTGCAGACTGTGGTGGCGCGCAACGTGCCGCCGCTGGAGATGGCAGTGGTGACGGTGGGCGCCATCCACGCCGGCGAGGCGCCCAACGTGATCCCGCAGACCGCCGAGCTGCGGCTGTCGATCCGCGCGCTGCGCCCCGAGGTGCGGGCCCTGCTGCAGCAGCGGGTGACCGAGATCGCCCACGCCCAGGCCGCCGTGTACGGCGCACGCGCCGAGGTGCACTACGAGTGCCGCTACCCGGTGCTGGTGAACGATGCCGAGGCCACCGCCTTCGCGCGGCAGGTGGCGCTGGACTGGCTGGGCCAGGACGGCGTGATCGAGGACATGCAGCCGCTCACCGGCAGCGAGGACTTCGCGTTTTTTCTCGAGCAGGCCAAGGGCTGCTACCTGGTGGTGGGCAATGGCACCGGCGACGGCGTGGGTGAGGGCGGCTGCATGGTGCACAACCCCGGCTACGACTTCAACGACCGCGTGCTGAGCACCGGTGCCAGCTACTGGGTGCGCCTGGTGCAGGCCTGGCTGAAGCCCGGCGCCGCAGCGGCGCAGGGCGCGGCCGGGCGCTGA